A stretch of Exiguobacterium sp. BMC-KP DNA encodes these proteins:
- the coxB gene encoding cytochrome c oxidase subunit II: MVVKKSVKMLFRLLPIGLMALMLSGCGIPELSALQPRGEGAEMQLEIIKLSLWVMLFVLAIVAVIYIYVLMKFRRKSGDNTVPKQVEGNHTLEIIWTVIPILLLIVLAIPTIKTTVELADAKEAKKNEQINVTANLYWWEFEYPDKGVSTGQELVIPVGKRVAVNLTSKDVIHSFWVPALSGKTDTNPGLDNEMWLQAKEAGTYYGKCAELCGPSHALMDFKVVAMEQDDYDKWLKDMKSAKEAETKQLDKKNEKNWTTGEQVYAQNCLSCHGGGKVAPSLTNFGDRQRIAGYLKHDKENLEKWIRDPQKEKQGTKMPGFSEDKISDEELSELADYLLDKKLQ; the protein is encoded by the coding sequence ATGGTTGTGAAAAAATCAGTAAAAATGCTCTTCCGGCTTCTTCCAATCGGCTTGATGGCACTTATGTTATCAGGTTGTGGAATTCCGGAATTGTCTGCGCTACAGCCTCGCGGAGAAGGCGCTGAAATGCAACTTGAAATCATCAAGCTTAGCTTGTGGGTCATGTTGTTCGTCCTTGCGATCGTAGCCGTCATTTATATTTACGTACTTATGAAATTCCGTCGTAAATCAGGTGATAACACGGTTCCGAAGCAAGTCGAAGGGAACCATACGCTTGAAATCATCTGGACAGTCATTCCGATCCTTCTCTTGATCGTTCTTGCAATTCCGACGATCAAAACAACGGTTGAACTTGCAGATGCAAAAGAAGCAAAGAAAAACGAACAAATCAACGTTACAGCAAACCTTTACTGGTGGGAATTCGAATATCCAGACAAGGGTGTTTCGACAGGACAAGAACTTGTCATCCCAGTCGGTAAACGTGTTGCGGTTAACTTGACGTCTAAAGACGTCATCCACTCATTCTGGGTACCAGCTCTTTCTGGTAAGACAGATACAAACCCAGGTCTTGACAACGAAATGTGGTTACAAGCAAAAGAAGCAGGCACGTACTACGGTAAATGTGCCGAGTTGTGTGGTCCTTCTCACGCATTGATGGACTTTAAAGTCGTTGCGATGGAGCAGGATGACTACGACAAGTGGTTGAAAGACATGAAATCTGCAAAAGAAGCAGAAACAAAACAGCTCGATAAAAAGAATGAAAAGAACTGGACGACTGGTGAGCAAGTCTACGCCCAGAACTGTCTCAGCTGTCATGGCGGCGGGAAAGTCGCACCTAGCTTGACGAACTTCGGTGATCGTCAGCGTATTGCGGGTTACCTCAAGCATGATAAAGAAAACCTCGAAAAATGGATTCGCGATCCTCAAAAAGAGAAACAAGGTACAAAAATGCCTGGATTCTCTGAAGATAAGATTAGCGATGAAGAATTGAGCGAATTGGCAGATTATCTATTGGACAAAAAGCTCCAATAA
- the cyoE gene encoding heme o synthase, translating to MAKVTGEALDMAIEQTDQPTFKDYITLAKMGIVRANLITVFAGYVVAASYITDDVLLYLWQTKWMLLWTLLGSGLVIAGSCYLNNYIDRDIDYKMERTMGRPSVTGKMDGQRILALGLGILATGTVLLLIVNHVAAVFGLIGSFVYVVIYTMWLKRTHTINTVVGGISGAVPPIIGFAAVTPTLHIDAWILFLIMFVWQPPHFLALAMRRTEEYRAAGIPMLPVVNGFAITKRQIVWWIAVLIPSSLLLAHYGIIYMIVMALLGGYWLYMGLKGLKIQDEQAEIKWASKMFFFSLFYFTAWIVTVVLVSL from the coding sequence ATGGCGAAAGTTACTGGAGAGGCACTGGATATGGCAATCGAGCAAACAGATCAGCCAACATTCAAGGACTATATTACCCTAGCAAAAATGGGGATTGTCCGTGCCAATCTAATTACGGTCTTCGCAGGGTATGTCGTAGCGGCATCGTACATAACGGATGATGTCCTGTTGTATTTATGGCAAACCAAGTGGATGTTACTGTGGACGCTTCTCGGGAGTGGATTGGTCATTGCCGGAAGTTGCTACCTCAATAACTACATTGACCGGGACATCGATTACAAGATGGAGCGGACGATGGGAAGACCAAGCGTTACTGGGAAGATGGATGGACAGCGGATACTCGCACTAGGACTCGGTATTCTTGCGACCGGTACGGTATTGTTGTTGATCGTCAACCATGTGGCGGCAGTGTTCGGATTGATCGGATCATTCGTTTACGTCGTGATTTATACGATGTGGTTAAAACGGACACATACGATCAATACAGTCGTAGGTGGTATTTCAGGAGCTGTGCCACCAATCATTGGATTTGCGGCAGTCACTCCGACGCTTCACATTGATGCGTGGATTTTATTCCTCATCATGTTCGTGTGGCAACCACCACATTTCCTTGCACTCGCGATGCGACGGACAGAGGAGTATCGGGCAGCAGGTATCCCGATGTTACCTGTCGTAAACGGATTCGCGATCACGAAACGACAAATTGTATGGTGGATTGCAGTACTCATTCCATCATCACTCCTCTTAGCACACTATGGCATCATTTACATGATCGTTATGGCACTGCTCGGTGGATATTGGCTCTATATGGGACTGAAAGGTCTGAAGATCCAAGATGAACAAGCCGAAATCAAATGGGCGTCGAAGATGTTCTTCTTCTCACTCTTTTATTTCACGGCTTGGATCGTGACGGTCGTACTCGTTTCTCTCTAA